The uncultured Cohaesibacter sp. region TCCTCCGAACTGCCCGGCCGTGTGAGCGCTACCCGCATCGCCGAAGTGCGCGCCCGCGCAGGCGGCATCGTCGAAGAGCGCATCTTCGAACAGGGCAGTCTCGTGGAAGCGGGAGACCTGCTCTTCCGGCTCGATGCCGCGCCCTACGAAATCGCGGTGGAAGCAGCCAAGGCATCGGTCGCCAGGGCTGAAGCCGTTCTGGCAGACACCCGCCAGACCGAAAAGCGGCTTGTCCAGCTGAAGGAACGCAATGTCGCCAGCACGGCCGATCTGGAAACCGCCCAGACAAACCGTCTGCAGGCCGAGGCCAGCCTTGCCGAGGCTCAGGCCCAGCTACGCGCCGCCGAAGTTAATCTCAGCTACACGGAAATACGCGCCCCAATCGCCGGGCGTACAGGACGTACGCAGGTAACAGAAGGGGCTCTGGTCGCGGCCCAAGGCGCGGTCCTGACAACCATTCAGCAGCTCGACATAGTCTACGCGGATATGCAGCAGCCCGTTTCCGAGCTGCTCCGCTTGCGCAGAGCCCTTGCAGATGGGGCCCTCAATGAGGTCGCTCCAGCAACGGCTGAGGTCGACCTCTATCTTGACGACGGGTCTCTCTATCCCCATTCGGGCCAGTTGCTGTTTGCCGAGTCGACGGTTCAGCGCTCAAGTGGCCAGGTAACCCTGCGCGCCCAATTCCCCAATCCCGAAGGCACGTTGCTGCCGGGCATGTATGTCCGCGTTTCTGTCGAACAGGCAACGCAGGATGACGCACTCCTTCTGCCACAACAGGCCATACGCCGCACCGCTTCCGGAGACGCGCAGGTTCTGGTGGTCAATGACAGCGGAATTGTTGAAACACGCCCTGTTACGCCGGGGCGAGCCACGGGCAACTCCATCCTCATCGACAGTGGTCTGCGAGGCG contains the following coding sequences:
- a CDS encoding efflux RND transporter periplasmic adaptor subunit, whose product is MTGLSQRRLTMPTVPIRHRTLKFPSPAAALKRTILSALGTVFLLHTLAMPAQAQGRPPMPVGVVVVQPDQVAISSELPGRVSATRIAEVRARAGGIVEERIFEQGSLVEAGDLLFRLDAAPYEIAVEAAKASVARAEAVLADTRQTEKRLVQLKERNVASTADLETAQTNRLQAEASLAEAQAQLRAAEVNLSYTEIRAPIAGRTGRTQVTEGALVAAQGAVLTTIQQLDIVYADMQQPVSELLRLRRALADGALNEVAPATAEVDLYLDDGSLYPHSGQLLFAESTVQRSSGQVTLRAQFPNPEGTLLPGMYVRVSVEQATQDDALLLPQQAIRRTASGDAQVLVVNDSGIVETRPVTPGRATGNSILIDSGLRGGEMVIVDGFQKIGPGAPVAPVCWTDPVKQDTTPPAACTQRVNALPKNG